The stretch of DNA TTGTGGGTTACACGCCATtttactgtgtgaaaatgtCTATGTGAGGGTCTCACGGGTATATTTGATAAAACAGAGATTAGGCTACTTGGCAGGATTACATTTTAATCAGCAGTGTTGGGCAGTAGCACCGTTACTATAACTATGTACCTGTCCTGCTCTATGGTCCTGCGGGGCAGCTGGGGAGTGCGCAGCGGGTGACAAGTGACAGCAGGGGGAGAGGAGTGTGAATTCATATTGTGAATCTTAATCAGCTTCAGGAAATTGCTTGACGTCATTTGTCTATTTTGCCACAATGTTACTGTTTGGAGCAGGTCTATCTTATTTTGCTCCTGTGGTTTGAACcatgttaaaataaactatCTGAAGAATTTTGTCTTACAGTTTTATTGATCACTACTGTAGATAGCCACGACTTGGAGCGAAATTagttcattgttttaaaaaaagctaattgaATACCCCTTCTACATTTTACTATACAATAGTAAGGGAGTTCAGAGGGCCATCaagcagctggaggaggccCAAAGTACATGGCCTGTTCACACAGAAGCCAGGATATTTTATTCTTCAGGTTTACTCTACTCTACTTTAGAAAATGAACTGATTAGTAATGTCAAAAGGAAACATAATCCTAAAATTGTGTTCTACTCAACAGACAGTATTTTAAAGTGCCGTAAGCGGTTTCACTGGCTCTGGAACAGACGGACTATACATCAGAGGCAGACGACCAAGACATGCGGCCTAAAAGAAAACTTAAGTATGACTTTtatgcatctctctctctctctctacacacacacacacacacacacacacacacacacacacacacacacacacacacacacacacacacacacacacacacacagacacacacacacacacacacacattctttaAAAAGTGGCATGCGTATGGGTCAATTTACTTTAGAATTACCATATGACAATGTTTTCATATAACAGTGTTATATACCTGCTGGGCACATAATATTCTCTGTTTACTTTTGTATTAAATACTAGgagttcagttcattctttgTATCTGATGCCGATGTTGATGTCTGTGTCTTTTGTGTCTCTCTAGCAAAGGCCAAGTAGATATAATagagaccaggaggaggaggaaaacctCAGTCCACCGAAAAGGAAGACTGTGTCTCTTCCCAAGGCCCCCGCTATCCCAAGACCTCCCTCCAATTCCAGGCGCTTCATTCTGATGCCAAATACAGAATGTGGGTTTGTTGAGGTCCCCTCATCTATTGAGGAGCCTCAGAATTCTCAGGTATATAATTGCATAATCATTTTATCTCtagttgtaaataaatatgtttgaaaTTAGCTCTTTAGGGATTATTCAGGGATTCAGGGAATAGGGATGATTGATCAGCAGTCAGCAAGCTTTTTGACATTAAAATGTCAGATAATTTGCAGCTTTAGGCTTAATTGACAACTTACATTGTTGTTCACTAATGACAAAGTTCATAGGTTTAAAAttcttatattcttttttcTACATTCACCTTCAGCATGTAATGAACCTGGGGTCAACCCTCCGCCAGGCAATAGAGCAACATTATGGTGACATGGCAGggtcagagcagcagcagagcagcagcatcGCAGCATCCCACATGACCATCTTCCCTCTGAGTGATAAGCCTGCCCTGTATAAACTTGAGAAGGATCTAGCAAATCAACCAGACCTCCGTAAGGAACTGGTGAGCTgctttcaatttctttttttaattgatgtttATGCCGAATTGATGATGGAAAATGGGactcttttattttgaattcctaatttttttttttttttctttttgtacttAGGTCATCACTCTTGGATTGGCAGGGGGGGCAACAGTAAAAGAAACTGTGTGGCGCATTTTAAAACAGGCCATCAAAAATGACCTTGCTAAGACGATCTCATGGCGTGGCCTGAATGGCAAGGTGCCTTTTGAAAAGCTCCACCTCAGGGCAGTTGTGACAGGTAAGGATTATCCTGCATCCATATTGACTAtttattctattattattattattattattattattattattattattatttgtcttGATTAGAATTAAACAGAATTTAATCTCCCATGCCCTTTTGGCAATGCTCATGACCACTGTTTAATGATCACGATTGCAGTTTGTAAATTGGATGAGCTGTTTGCCATGTTACTTGTACCAGATTAAGTTTTTCTGCagtattgtttttctttaatttgttaTGTCATTTTCAGATGCTGTCAGACGTAACCCAATCTGTCTGGAAGCAACTGATCTGACCATTGTTGATGCTattaaaaggtggttctactgGGCTGGGGATCgagagggggggaggaaaaaTCGGCTGCCAGGCTCCAGCCAAGGGCAGCCAGCAGAATAATTGTATCAAtccttaatttattgttttaagacattaattaaaaaaataaagtatatatatatatatatatatacatatataaaatgtttgtttcgttttttaTACATACAATACATACAGTTATAACACATAAATAGTACATGAGCCTAGGATACTAGGACATAGTTATCAcacgaatgaatgaatgaatgaataaataaataagtaaatagaattaaaaatatattgtggCATCATTTTGGTTCAATTATGGCATCCTTTTGGATCAGTTTAGGCTAGTTTTTGGCAAGGTTATGGGTTTTTGGCTTCTCTCTGGGGTAGGTTTGGCAacactttggaattccaaaatcCATTTTGGCTTACTTTTGGCTGAGATTTGTTCTTTATTTGGCATGCCAGAGTTGGCCCAAATTTGGGCCGTACATCATTCCAAAGCTTTTCCAAAATGGCAAGCCACATTCGGGCCAAATTTGGGccataaaaaaattgttatctGGGTGGTCGCTCAATTTAAGCTTGTAAAAACTTTTGGCTCAAATTCAATTGTCCCTCTACTGACGTACACGACGTGAAGCGAGGAAAGAGTTGGAGAGACATTTGTCAATGGTTTGCAATTCACTCACCTGTTGCCTCCGAttccctggtttcagccaactgagcatatttgcgagaatgaatgaagtagcgGGCACAAGCTGCTTCTTCTACGTATTGAAgcacaatgcgtagaagaagataaATTCATATTACGATGAAGTGTAgaacaacactttttaaaataaatacattttcatgtcaatacattttatttatttattaaatttgctgttttgatttttgtttccacaAAGGAAATgattatttacacgtctttatggtgtgggggaaaaaaccatagacatatatacgtagacgcgtcatagggcgcaggttcgcacgtcaacgtcaccgccatattgtatgtggcagaaaaaagttgagttctgttattgtgaacgtggatcagagaagatgcctcattcctgtgctgcaataaatacacacacacacacacacacacacacatatatatatagatatatatagatatatatatatatatatatatatatatatatatatatgtgtgtgtgtgtgtgtgt from Fundulus heteroclitus isolate FHET01 unplaced genomic scaffold, MU-UCD_Fhet_4.1 scaffold_421, whole genome shotgun sequence encodes:
- the LOC118560384 gene encoding uncharacterized protein LOC118560384; its protein translation is MRPKRKLKPSRYNRDQEEEENLSPPKRKTVSLPKAPAIPRPPSNSRRFILMPNTECGFVEVPSSIEEPQNSQHVMNLGSTLRQAIEQHYGDMAGSEQQQSSSIAASHMTIFPLSDKPALYKLEKDLANQPDLRKELVITLGLAGGATVKETVWRILKQAIKNDLAKTISWRGLNGKVPFEKLHLRAVVTDAVRRNPICLEATDLTIVDAIKRWFYWAGDREGGRKNRLPGSSQGQPAE